Genomic window (Toxotes jaculatrix isolate fToxJac2 chromosome 10, fToxJac2.pri, whole genome shotgun sequence):
ACAACTTTATTTGGTACAAGGTACTTACATGTTTTTACATGGACTGTAGTTTAATACGTTCAGCTGAATTTGTGTTattacactgtgttttcagatttaaatGATAAAGTTTAGTTTTGGTCCTCAGGTCACGTAACAAAAGCCTGTGATGTCCTGAGGTCCATTGAAGAGTTCAAGCACAAATCAGGGATGGTAAGtttgacaagaaaacaaaatgttgctgGACAAAATGTCGCTCTGGATTTTGGAGCAGTTTTGTATAACTGTGTAAACTCTCTGACCTGATCTGTAGTTTCTCATACGATCCGCCTGAACTTTACCTTTCACTCCCCAGGTTTCAGCTCTGGTAACGATGTACTCCCACGAAGAAGACATCGACAGCGCTATCGATGTTTTCAAACAAGCTATCGAGCACTACCAGTCTGAGCAGGTTTGTgattagtgttttgttttttggtttttacagcATATTTAATGTGCAGCTGGACATGACAGGGAAGTTATCTGTTACAGATGATAAAAAGCAAAGGTAGTAATCACAATCCTAGAAAACAAAAGGCCCTGAATTAAAGAccttgagttaaaaaaaaaaagaaattcagaaaagccttaaatatgttttaagacAGTCTTAAAATTTAAAGTCTTTAACTTTGGGAACCCTGAGTGATGCATTTTATATCTCAAGCTTGTTTTGAATGAACTGAAAAAGAACTGGATTGCTAACATAATCCATGATGATGAAAGCAGTGCAGAACAAAGATGGTGACATGCTTTATTAAATTAATCTGGCAGATCAGCACAGATAGTTAAGGCTGTGGGTAAATCTGTAGTTTAACAAAAGACAAGCCAACACATACATGAGTTTCTGATGAGGTTCCACTGTGTAATGTCCctgttcttttttccctccacagccCGGATCTGCTTCACACTTGGCTCTTGTACGAGAAGCTGCCAATTTCAAACTGAAGTACGGACGGAAAAAAGAAGCCATTAGTGATCTGGAGCAGCTGTGGAAGTGAGTTACAGTCCTGCAGAAAGTCCTCTAATTCAACATGTGGGGAGAATTTATGGAAGGACACATAATGTTCTCCTTAGAGGTTATCACTCAGCTGCtaaatgtgctttttgtttttgctgtcattTTGCCAGAATCATGTTTAAGTAGCTCAGATGTTTATCACGTTATCAGATGCTTTGATATTATAACATTATAGAATTTTagcagtttcttcttttacaacagtgaatcttcatttttttttttcttcaaacaggCAAAACACCAACGATATTCACACACTGGCACAGCTCATCTCGGCATATTCTCTGGTGGACACAGATAAAGCCAAATCGTATCCTTTCACCTGCTGAAATGATTGAAATGGAAGACGCAAAAGCCGAAACATTAGCTTGTTAACAGATTAGTTGACCTACAGAAAATGAACAAgcaagtatttttattttcgaTTAattatttaagacatttttacagcagaaaatgtcaaacactCTGATTTTTAGCTTCTCAAGTGTGAGAATTTCTCTATTTCTACAAACAGTTGGATAATGTTGGTGCAGATGATGGTGAAAACAAGGGAGTACATGTAAAATGGCAATTAAAAAATAGTTCCTTAACATTCCTCTCCAGCCTCAGCAAGCACCTTCCATCTGCAGACACTATGTCTTTCAACGTGGACGTGGACGAGCTGGAGAATTCCCATGGAGCCACATATGTCAGGAAAAAAGCTGCTAAAGTCACAGGAGAAAATCTCCCTAAAGAACAAGGGTAAAGCCTTCGTTACTCTCAGCCACACTGGCTTTATGACGTTCAGAACAGCTTCTCATTTTCAATAAACacttttttattgaaaatataCTGGAAACTGGAGAAATCAGCCTAGGTGGATTCACATAACCCCCATATTTGCTTATATTTCTGCATTTCCTTTACAGCCAAGGCGaaatcaagaagaagaagaagaagaagaaaggtatGTCATTACCTCACCTATGAATCACCTCTTGACTACTTTATCTTTTATATTTTGAGTTAATATAATCTTTATCATTTACTCTTAAAGATGAGAGCTTATGTACATAGTTAACGACAGACACCAGCTGAGCTTAGTGCTTCCTTTCATTGATGCCTCTTGATCTTCATTTTAGGCAAGTTGCCCAAGAACTACGACCCCAAAGCGACCCCTGACCCTGAGAGGTGGCTGCCCATGAGGGAGCGTTCCTACTACAGAGGCaagaagaagggaaagaagaaggagcAAATAGGAAAAGGCACACAGGGAGCAATGGCAGGAGCTTCAGCCGAGCTGTGAGTAAACTCCACAATCACGTGCATGTGGACATCACCTGGGAGGAGAGCTGCCTGGGTGCAATTTCCTGTAATTGAAACCTAGTAATCAACTCCTCTAATAGAGGAAAAGCACCTGAGATTGTCCCTTTTGTTTCCCTGCCAATGAATCCTCAGCGGAGGCCTCCAGCTGCTGTGCAGAAGAAACAGCTCATGTGTTGTTTTggccaaaataaaaattattctCAGTCTCGCCCAAAGGAGAAATCCATCTGCCAGGACTTTAACACTGGTCGGTGTCAGCCTGCCTTTATGACTGTTACTACACTTTCAACAGAATCACATAAGGAAATAGTGCCCTAATAACACTGATCATTTATCGCTGCTcgacagatgattcagtcccTGGTTCTCTTCTGCAGTAAAGATTTCAAGAGCTGCTTTAAACTCCTCTGCAGCAGTAAAACACCATAAACAGACATGTTTATAATACAACTCTCTCTTTTCCAGTCATTATATTTGGGTCAGTGCAGTGCTTTGAGAATAATCTCTGACATGATTTTGGTTCTTCCTCTGTTCCAGGGATGCCAGTAAGACAGCCAGTAGCCCCCCTACCTCCCCCAGACCAGGGTCTGCGTCCGGCTCATCTGCAGCCCCCAGCAGTAACGTGGTCCCCCCACGGCAGCAGAAACCCGCAGCCTCGGGGGCCACTCGTAAGAAggcaccacagaagaagaagaagggggggaAAGGAGGCTGGTAGTCAGGGGGGAAGCAGCATGTGAGGCAGAGGGAGCCACGGGATACACCCACATCTGTGTGGCTGAGAAATCACCAACAAATcataaactctttttttttttttttttttattgtttcaaggttcattttagttttgttgtgGCCATTCATTTAAACACCTGAAACCAAAATGTCCCCTTTACTCTAGAAAGTTTTAAGGGGCAGTTCCAGTAAAATGAACTTTTTGTTGCTCTTCAAAAGCAGATGTGTCCTTGAGTggtaatgttttcattttgttttaagttAAGACCTTTCAGGTCAGagtaaatttaacaaaaacttTACAGTGCAGTCGCtgaactgtctttttttttaaggtccACCTACAGGGAAAATGCTTTTCTGTGTTATAATTTAGCATTCAGAGATCAAATTCAGGTTAAAGTTTATTGCAAACTTTGTTTCTATGAAATCAAGTTTCTTTCTTCCCATCATTCTGGCTCAGCAGATGGCCCCGAATCCTACAATCCCCCTGAGCCTCAGCCTCTGTTTCTATGGAGAAGCCATTTAGATATGCAAATCTGAGCTGTGGCAAATTCAGAATGCTTCATCATTGCAACTGTGAAGAGAACACAGCACCAATGTTTATAATTTCATCAAAAATTACCCAGAATTCAAAAGTAAATTGATTCTGGTGCAGAGTGAATTCAAAAACCCAGTTCCTGACGCATCATGAAACCCTTACACGTTTGTAGCGCCTCTAGCTGTGCACTCATCTCAGTGAGGGTAACATCCTGTTTGGATGTTTGTCCAGCTGTCTGATCTGCTCCTTCTCTTCagttcttccccagagctgtccTCAGTTCCCCCCGATTCTCAGTCGTCATCTCCACATTTCTCTGCAGCCACAGGTTTAACTGTAGAGAGCGGCTTCTCCGTCTCCTCTGCAGAGCTCCGAGCACCAGCGCTCTGCTCGGACAGCAGAGCTCCTTCCTCAGCTCGAACACACCGAAGCTCTGAAGtcagctgcttcagctgttcGGTTCTTTGCTGGTCTTGTTCTCGGTGATTCAGGAAACTTCACTGtctttcatgttcatgttccaCATGGTTGATCAGGCGTTTTGGGACTTTGCCATCTAGCAGAACAGTGAACTTGGAGTCTCCTCGAACACAACGTTCTGCTCATTTTGGTGTactgtttaatttgtttatcAGAATCAGTCACCTCTCTGCCCTTTAAAGTGTCAGGTTTTTCACAGAGGCATCTTCCACATGTGACTAAACTATATGCAATGAGCCGATTTGTTGAACTTCTACAGTgaatttattgtcattttagGACTGAGCTGATCTTGATACTGTTAAATCAGTAATGttaaaaaccacagatcagTTTAAGGACATTACAGGAAAACTGCTGCTTTTGCAAAGTAACTTGAAGTTCAGTTTTGGGAGAATTGTCTTTGATGTTTCTTGGGTCTGAGTGTTTTAATGTCACACTCTGGCTGTCTGCATCACCTTTCTTTAAATTGTCCCTTTACTTTCAGTAAGCTGACCATCAACCACTGGGCATTGGATGCAGTGTTaaagaatgtttatttttgaatcCCTGTGTTGGTCTAAATTCAAGTGAAAGAGGATTTTAATTCTTGAGTTTAATTCTGTCAGATGCATGTCTTTGGAAACAAGGAAAGACACTATTTTGGCCAAACAGGTGTCCCATTTTGTTAAGTCTTAATAAAACTGTCGGCAGCAATGAGACAAGGCGCTTGTGCTCCTTTATTTCTTGTGTTGCTCAAactaattgtgtgtttttggagatGGTAGTAAGAGAGGATAATAATTGAAGATGACATTTTGCCATTGCTGGTTCAGTTACAAAGTTCAGTGGGACAAACCTTTCTCAATATGGATCTTCAGGGGAAAATCGGGAGgtattttctgaaaataaataattagagGCTCATTaatgttcttccttttttcatcCACTGACGTGCCTCTGTGCAGACTTGAAGTTGTATGTGGATTAAAAtgggaaaaactgaaaaaatgactttaaattcCTGTGGGAATGAGTTTGCTTCATTGGTTAATTGACGTAATGAACCCCACCCACCTGTAGACACAGCTCTCATGTGATTGGCCAAATTCGAGCCTCACCTGCCTTGATTCTGTGCTTCTAATGAGCAGCTTTGGGGGCTTTGGTCCTGAAATTTTGCTGAAGAGTTGCATTTTGTGGACAAGATGCCGCGTTTGCCGCCCAGTTACTCAGATTTCTTCCACAGTCCTCTGACAGAAGATGTGGAGGAACTCCTGGCTCGTTTCCAGCAGACTGACTCGGTGAGATATGAAGCGTTTTCAGCCATTTGGAGGCAGATGTGCTTCACAGACGTCTTCATCGGTATCACAGGGAGGGCCGAGATGAAGAGGTTCTGTAGGGTGACATTAGCCACAGCCGTGAAGTACTTCCTGCCGCCATACAGCTACCAAATTAGAGTAGGAGGCTTGTATTTGATGTTTGGTTTTTACCACACACAACCTGCCACACCACCTGTGAAGATTAGACTTGATCTGAAGGACTGGGATCAAGTTCAGAAGTTTCTAAAGGATTCTGTGGACTCTGGTCATCATGATGTGGTTTACATCTATCAGAGGCTTGTTGCTACCAAAGCCATACACTACACCGCCATGCCACATTTTCTCACCTtccaaaagcagaaaaaacCAAAGAGGGaacctgtgtgtgcagagtttcTGGGGAGGACCACAGCAGTGCTGGAGCTCATCTCTTCAGACCTCCTGGGGGAGCTGACCAACATCCAGAGTCAATACGAGAAGCTGAAGGAGGCCACCGTGGAGGTCAGCGGCCTGGTCACCATGACCCACCGAGACTTTGCCTCCCGCCTGACAGACTGCATGTCAGGGTTCATTGTGTGGCAGCAGAAGACTTTCTCGCAGGATAATGGAGGCAAGAACCCTGGGGATGATGAGGAGAAGCCAGCtgagtccagcagcagcagggccagGCTCCTGTCTTCCATCAAGCACAAGAGCTACAGCAACTTCCAAGAGGCGCCCAAGTTCCGGAGGCACCGGCAGGCCGAGGTGGTGGACTCATCCAGCTCAGGGGCAGAGCAGGTTCAGGAGACTGTGTCtggtcagagaaagagagaaag
Coding sequences:
- the LOC121188588 gene encoding snRNA-activating protein complex subunit 1-like gives rise to the protein MPRLPPSYSDFFHSPLTEDVEELLARFQQTDSVRYEAFSAIWRQMCFTDVFIGITGRAEMKRFCRVTLATAVKYFLPPYSYQIRVGGLYLMFGFYHTQPATPPVKIRLDLKDWDQVQKFLKDSVDSGHHDVVYIYQRLVATKAIHYTAMPHFLTFQKQKKPKREPVCAEFLGRTTAVLELISSDLLGELTNIQSQYEKLKEATVEVSGLVTMTHRDFASRLTDCMSGFIVWQQKTFSQDNGGKNPGDDEEKPAESSSSRARLLSSIKHKSYSNFQEAPKFRRHRQAEVVDSSSSGAEQVQETVSGQRKRERPPSLRARTWKSLGVTQEERQLQTWLLSAPEQQERVQRTNKVAPFRR